The proteins below are encoded in one region of Metabacillus dongyingensis:
- the yvfG gene encoding protein YvfG: protein MSELFSVPYFEQNFKEHIKQNEGQVPKLDAMNRYYRSVVSALVQDQLTKNSVVLKRIQNLDEAYTTIKSDK from the coding sequence ATGAGTGAATTATTTTCAGTGCCCTACTTTGAGCAAAATTTTAAAGAGCACATTAAACAGAATGAAGGTCAAGTTCCGAAGCTTGATGCCATGAACCGTTATTATCGATCTGTCGTATCAGCGCTGGTTCAGGATCAGCTTACAAAAAACTCAGTGGTCTTAAAACGGATTCAGAATTTGGACGAGGCGTACACTACGATTAAATCCGATAAATAA
- a CDS encoding peptidoglycan-binding domain-containing protein, which yields MSDVRVYYDAWGSSGTPIKVEPPKQETGTVVDVTIIRRGNRGPEVTFLQKKLISLGYALPRFGADGTFGAETAAAVKEFQRDQRITADGIVGPETFSKLNRAKPRRGKPYPGTLYRLKSPYMKSANIGEIQRKLGVKADNIYGPITERAVRDFQRRQNLKVDGIVGPLTWRRLFL from the coding sequence ATGAGTGATGTGCGTGTTTATTATGATGCATGGGGGAGCAGCGGAACGCCTATTAAAGTTGAACCGCCAAAGCAGGAAACAGGCACTGTGGTAGATGTCACCATTATACGAAGGGGAAACCGGGGCCCGGAGGTAACTTTTTTACAGAAAAAACTGATCTCACTGGGATATGCGCTCCCGAGATTCGGTGCAGACGGCACGTTTGGTGCGGAGACAGCAGCTGCGGTTAAAGAGTTTCAAAGAGATCAGAGAATAACGGCTGATGGAATCGTAGGGCCGGAGACCTTCAGCAAGCTGAATCGGGCAAAACCAAGACGTGGAAAACCGTATCCGGGTACTCTTTACAGATTGAAGTCTCCATATATGAAGAGCGCAAATATCGGAGAAATACAGCGAAAGCTTGGAGTAAAGGCAGACAATATTTATGGACCAATCACTGAGCGTGCAGTAAGGGATTTTCAGCGCAGGCAAAATCTTAAAGTTGATGGTATTGTAGGACCGCTGACATGGCGAAGGTTATTTCTGTAA
- the clpP gene encoding ATP-dependent Clp endopeptidase proteolytic subunit ClpP, which translates to MNLIPTVIEQTNRGERAYDIYSRLLKDRIIMLGSGIDDNVANSIVSQLLFLEAEDPEKDISIYINSPGGSITAGMAIYDTMQFIKPQVSTICIGMAASMGAFLLAAGAKGKRYALPNSEVMIHQPLGGAQGQATEIEIAAKRILFLRDKLNQILADRTGQPMEVIARDTDRDNFMTAERALEYGLIDKVMTRNTMPDNK; encoded by the coding sequence ATGAATTTAATACCTACAGTTATTGAACAAACGAACCGCGGTGAACGTGCATACGATATTTACTCACGTCTTTTAAAAGACCGCATTATTATGCTTGGAAGCGGAATTGACGATAACGTGGCAAACTCAATTGTATCACAGCTTTTGTTCTTAGAAGCTGAAGATCCAGAGAAAGACATCTCAATCTACATTAACAGCCCTGGCGGTTCTATTACAGCCGGTATGGCGATTTACGATACAATGCAGTTTATTAAACCACAAGTATCAACAATCTGCATCGGTATGGCTGCTTCAATGGGAGCATTCCTCCTTGCAGCCGGCGCAAAAGGCAAACGCTATGCCCTTCCAAACAGTGAAGTTATGATTCATCAGCCTCTTGGCGGAGCTCAAGGACAGGCAACTGAAATTGAGATCGCTGCAAAACGCATCTTGTTCTTGCGTGATAAGCTGAATCAAATTCTTGCTGACCGCACTGGCCAGCCAATGGAAGTGATCGCTCGCGATACAGACCGTGACAACTTCATGACGGCAGAACGCGCACTTGAGTACGGCTTGATTGATAAAGTGATGACTCGCAATACAATGCCTGATAATAAATAA
- a CDS encoding HPr family phosphocarrier protein: MVEKQVEVRLKTGLQARPAALFVQEANRYSSDIFLEKDGKKVNAKSIMGLMSLAISTGSVVTLIAEGHDESEALEVLSQYVKQEA; encoded by the coding sequence ATGGTTGAGAAACAGGTCGAAGTTCGTTTAAAGACAGGCTTACAAGCCCGTCCCGCAGCACTTTTTGTACAAGAGGCTAATCGTTATTCATCAGACATCTTTTTAGAAAAAGACGGGAAAAAGGTGAACGCGAAGAGCATCATGGGGTTAATGAGTCTCGCCATCAGCACTGGCTCAGTGGTTACTCTTATCGCAGAAGGCCATGACGAGTCAGAAGCATTAGAAGTTTTATCTCAATATGTGAAACAAGAAGCTTAA
- the whiA gene encoding DNA-binding protein WhiA: MSFASETKKELTNIESKACCLKAELSALIRMNGSLSFSNRKLILDIQTENAAIARRIYTLLKKQYDVSVELLVRKKMRLKKNNVYIVRLIEKAREILEDLGILGENFTFERSISEELVRKKCCKRSYIRGAFLAGGSVNNPETSSYHLEIFSLYKEHNDSLCELMNSFHLNSKTLERKKGYITYLKEAEKISDFLSIIGGHQALLRFEDVRIVRDMRNSVNRLVNCETANLNKTIGAAIRQVENIKFIDEKMGLEALPDKLSEIARLRVEYQDVTLKELGEMVSSGKISKSGINHRLRKLDEIAEQLRNGQPVTIK, translated from the coding sequence ATGTCCTTTGCTTCTGAAACAAAAAAAGAATTAACCAACATAGAATCTAAAGCCTGTTGTTTAAAAGCAGAGTTATCTGCACTCATCCGAATGAACGGCTCTCTTTCTTTTTCGAATCGAAAATTAATTTTGGACATTCAAACCGAAAATGCAGCAATAGCTAGAAGAATATATACTCTCTTAAAAAAGCAGTATGACGTTTCTGTCGAGCTGCTTGTGCGGAAGAAAATGCGTTTGAAAAAGAATAACGTCTACATCGTTCGGCTGATAGAAAAAGCTCGTGAAATATTAGAGGATCTGGGCATCCTAGGAGAGAACTTTACGTTTGAGAGAAGTATTTCCGAGGAGCTTGTCAGAAAGAAATGCTGTAAGCGATCCTATATAAGAGGTGCCTTTTTAGCAGGAGGTTCTGTCAATAATCCGGAGACTTCATCCTATCACTTAGAAATTTTTTCATTATATAAAGAGCACAATGACTCTCTATGTGAATTAATGAATTCCTTCCATTTGAACAGCAAAACACTTGAACGGAAAAAAGGATACATTACCTATTTGAAGGAAGCTGAGAAAATCTCAGATTTTCTCAGCATTATCGGCGGACACCAGGCACTCCTGCGCTTTGAAGATGTGCGGATTGTCCGTGATATGAGAAATTCCGTTAACCGTCTCGTCAATTGTGAAACCGCTAACTTAAATAAAACAATTGGTGCAGCCATACGCCAAGTCGAGAATATTAAATTCATCGATGAAAAAATGGGTCTTGAAGCACTGCCCGACAAATTAAGTGAAATCGCACGCCTTCGGGTAGAGTATCAGGATGTTACGCTTAAAGAACTGGGTGAAATGGTATCAAGCGGCAAAATCAGCAAGTCAGGCATTAATCACCGTCTGAGAAAACTTGACGAGATTGCAGAACAACTTAGAAATGGCCAGCCGGTAACGATCAAATAA
- a CDS encoding gluconeogenesis factor YvcK family protein has translation MTDTANRPKVVIIGGGTGLSVLLRGLKVYPVDITAIVTVADDGGSSGRLREELKIPPPGDIRNVLAALSDVEPLVEDLFQHRFNKGNSLTGHSLGNLILAAMTNITGDFFHAVREMSKVLNVRGKVLPAANRSVVLHAEMEDGTIVSGESKIPYSGKKIKRVFLSPESIEPLEETIEVIRQADLILLGPGSLYTSILPNLLVPKIGDEVCKAKAKKVYICNVMTQAGETLDFTASDHVKALNEHMKCTFIDTILVNDEEIPDMMKALYAEELAKPVYYDIEALRDLGLEIVHDKIVSYENNVIRHDTVKVAKLLYDMIT, from the coding sequence ATGACTGATACTGCAAATAGGCCAAAGGTTGTCATAATCGGCGGAGGTACCGGATTGTCTGTACTATTGCGGGGGTTAAAAGTATACCCAGTTGATATTACAGCAATTGTTACAGTTGCAGATGATGGCGGGAGCTCAGGCCGGCTCCGTGAGGAACTCAAAATTCCGCCTCCAGGTGACATACGCAATGTGTTAGCTGCGCTTTCAGATGTAGAGCCGTTAGTAGAAGATTTATTTCAGCACAGGTTTAATAAAGGAAATAGTCTCACAGGACATTCTCTTGGAAATCTTATCTTGGCAGCAATGACGAATATTACAGGCGACTTTTTCCATGCCGTGCGGGAAATGAGCAAAGTCCTTAATGTGCGCGGAAAAGTTCTGCCTGCTGCAAATCGAAGCGTCGTCCTTCATGCTGAAATGGAAGATGGAACGATCGTTTCAGGAGAATCAAAAATACCTTACTCCGGCAAGAAGATTAAACGCGTCTTTTTATCACCTGAATCCATTGAACCTCTTGAAGAAACGATCGAAGTGATTCGGCAGGCTGATTTAATTCTCCTTGGTCCGGGAAGCTTGTACACGAGTATTCTGCCTAACCTTCTCGTTCCTAAAATTGGTGATGAGGTATGCAAGGCAAAAGCAAAAAAGGTTTATATTTGCAATGTGATGACTCAGGCAGGGGAAACCCTTGATTTTACTGCAAGCGATCATGTAAAAGCATTGAATGAACACATGAAATGCACGTTCATCGATACAATATTAGTGAATGATGAAGAAATTCCTGATATGATGAAAGCATTATATGCAGAGGAACTGGCTAAACCCGTCTATTATGATATTGAAGCATTGCGTGATTTGGGACTTGAGATCGTTCATGACAAGATTGTTTCCTACGAAAATAACGTCATCCGCCATGATACGGTTAAAGTTGCCAAGCTGCTATATGATATGATCACATAA